A single window of Nicotiana sylvestris chromosome 3, ASM39365v2, whole genome shotgun sequence DNA harbors:
- the LOC104228579 gene encoding protein transport protein Sec61 subunit gamma-1 isoform X1, which produces MHKPKFFIAGRMKRKQKLEPLSAFNSYSYNPPLPLGETDYSQTKMDALDSVFDPLRDFAKDSVRLVKRCHKPDRKEFTKVATRTAIGFVVMGFVGFFVKLIFIPINNIIVGAS; this is translated from the exons ATGCATAAGCCCAAATTCTTTATAGCGGGTCGgatgaaaagaaagcaaaaattggAACCGCTTTCTGCCTTTAATTCTTATTCTTACAACCCCCCTCTGCCGCTAGGAGAAACCGATTATTCTCAAACCAAAATGGACGCTCTGGACTCTGTTTTCGATCCCCTTAGAGATTTCGCCAAAGACAGCGTTAGGCTTGTTAAGAGGTGCCACAAGCCCGATCGCAAAG AATTCACCAAAGTTGCGACTCGTACTGCAATCGGTTTCGTAGTGATGGGATTTGTAGGATTTTTTGTCAAGTTGATTTTCATTCCTATTAACAACATCATCGTTGGTGCTTCTTAA
- the LOC104228579 gene encoding protein transport protein Sec61 subunit gamma-1 isoform X2 — MDALDSVFDPLRDFAKDSVRLVKRCHKPDRKEFTKVATRTAIGFVVMGFVGFFVKLIFIPINNIIVGAS, encoded by the exons ATGGACGCTCTGGACTCTGTTTTCGATCCCCTTAGAGATTTCGCCAAAGACAGCGTTAGGCTTGTTAAGAGGTGCCACAAGCCCGATCGCAAAG AATTCACCAAAGTTGCGACTCGTACTGCAATCGGTTTCGTAGTGATGGGATTTGTAGGATTTTTTGTCAAGTTGATTTTCATTCCTATTAACAACATCATCGTTGGTGCTTCTTAA